From Gimesia panareensis, the proteins below share one genomic window:
- a CDS encoding MotA/TolQ/ExbB proton channel family protein — translation MSQYLSQLSGLSTFIIILACGAHLFFFFVLWVWSRRDLRGIASSLDDFTRGLKHRSLLDSTGHLSDQIEAFLADVNETIEPGANPADRKVLSERVHILDEKRRYLNSHFFETCYNICRTMIEAYPLAGVLGTILAMGAALQTNAGAETGSAISSIVSHFGDAIWSTFAGLAAAILLMFINSVLETSFLGLVENRQHVRDTVVRAKRELALAEGSAANP, via the coding sequence ATGTCGCAGTACTTAAGCCAGCTTTCAGGACTCTCCACCTTCATCATCATTCTGGCCTGTGGAGCACACCTGTTCTTCTTCTTCGTACTCTGGGTCTGGTCCCGCCGCGACCTGCGGGGCATCGCCTCGTCCCTGGATGACTTCACCCGCGGCCTCAAACACCGCAGCCTGCTCGATTCCACCGGACACCTTTCCGATCAGATCGAAGCCTTTCTGGCGGACGTCAACGAAACCATTGAACCGGGGGCCAACCCCGCCGACCGCAAGGTCCTCTCCGAACGCGTGCACATCCTCGATGAAAAACGCCGCTACCTCAATTCGCATTTCTTCGAGACCTGCTATAACATCTGCCGCACGATGATTGAAGCCTACCCGCTGGCCGGGGTCCTGGGGACCATCCTCGCGATGGGGGCGGCCCTGCAGACGAACGCCGGTGCCGAGACCGGTTCGGCCATCAGCTCCATCGTCAGCCATTTCGGTGATGCCATCTGGTCCACCTTCGCCGGACTGGCCGCTGCCATCCTGCTGATGTTTATCAACAGTGTCCTCGAAACCTCCTTTCTGGGACTGGTCGAAAACCGGCAGCATGTCCGCGATACCGTCGTACGGGCCAAGCGGGAACTGGCACTGGCGGAGGGGAGCGCTGCGAATCCATGA
- a CDS encoding 2,3-bisphosphoglycerate-independent phosphoglycerate mutase, with translation MADLHALMKKLQKKNDSKIVLLVSDGLGGLPLEPGGKTELETANTPNLDELAKNGTLGRSIPVLPGITPGSGPGHLGLFGYDPLEFNIGRGVLEALGIDFELGPDDVAIRGNFCTLDDDGNITDRRAGRIASEIGVELCKKLDQIEIPGVEVFVRPVKEYRLVIVLRAKGLGGDIHDTDPQKTGVPPLEPVGNNEASQKTADILKEFLKQATEILKDDRPANLLTMRGIAKMPEIPTFEEVYGTRAAAIAVYPMYRGLARLVSMDVQDAGQTLESQMDRLEKIWDDYDFFFVHYKYTDSTGEDGNFAAKVAKTEEVDSCIPRIKALNPDVLIVTGDHSTPSKMKSHSWHPVPVLLSAENARFDACQSFGESECIKGGLGQFEAKYLMSMAMAHAGRLEKYGA, from the coding sequence ATGGCTGATTTGCATGCGTTAATGAAAAAACTGCAGAAGAAGAATGATTCCAAGATCGTCCTGCTCGTCTCAGACGGACTGGGCGGACTCCCGCTGGAACCGGGCGGAAAAACCGAACTGGAAACAGCCAACACCCCCAACCTCGACGAACTGGCCAAGAACGGAACCCTCGGACGTAGCATTCCCGTGCTCCCCGGCATCACTCCGGGCAGCGGTCCCGGTCACCTGGGTCTGTTTGGCTACGATCCGCTCGAATTCAACATCGGTCGCGGTGTGCTCGAAGCCCTGGGCATCGATTTTGAACTCGGTCCCGACGACGTCGCCATCCGCGGCAACTTCTGCACGCTCGACGATGACGGCAACATCACCGACCGTCGTGCCGGCCGCATCGCCAGCGAGATCGGCGTCGAACTCTGCAAGAAACTCGATCAGATCGAAATTCCCGGCGTTGAAGTTTTCGTCCGTCCCGTAAAAGAATACCGCCTGGTGATTGTCCTGCGGGCCAAAGGTCTGGGCGGCGATATCCATGATACCGATCCCCAGAAAACCGGTGTCCCTCCGCTGGAACCGGTCGGAAACAACGAAGCTTCTCAGAAGACAGCCGACATTCTGAAAGAGTTTCTGAAGCAGGCAACGGAGATCCTCAAAGACGATCGTCCTGCCAACCTGCTTACCATGCGGGGCATCGCCAAGATGCCGGAGATCCCTACCTTCGAGGAAGTCTACGGCACCCGTGCTGCTGCCATCGCCGTCTATCCGATGTACCGCGGGCTGGCCCGCCTGGTCAGTATGGACGTCCAGGATGCCGGCCAGACCCTCGAATCGCAGATGGATCGCCTCGAAAAAATCTGGGACGATTACGATTTCTTCTTCGTGCACTACAAATACACCGACTCCACCGGCGAAGACGGTAACTTCGCTGCCAAAGTCGCCAAAACCGAAGAAGTCGATTCCTGCATTCCCCGTATCAAAGCGCTTAACCCGGACGTGCTGATCGTCACTGGCGACCACAGCACACCGTCCAAGATGAAGTCGCACAGCTGGCATCCCGTGCCCGTGCTGCTCTCTGCGGAAAATGCCCGCTTCGATGCCTGCCAGAGCTTCGGTGAATCCGAGTGCATCAAGGGCGGACTGGGGCAGTTCGAAGCCAAGTACCTGATGTCCATGGCCATGGCCCACGCCGGTCGCCTGGAAAAATATGGTGCCTGA
- a CDS encoding glycosyltransferase family 4 protein: protein MSQPPDQKLHVAIITSGGAGMFCGACMHDNTWTKAMMQQGAEATLVPTYTPIRVDEENMTGSPVFLGGINVYLNYRSRLWRRLPRFLKHWLDTPWIINLATSFGVSNDAHELGALTVNLLEGDQGAEGVEIEELAQFLGETLKPDVICLSNALLSGTIKAIKQHFQGPLFCILQGDDVFLEELGEPYRSRSLELIRSNVQQLDGVLVHSDYYRDFMSAYLDVPVDHFHKVLLGINLEGYDGTPETSVDAPFTIGFFARICKEKGLQNVVEAFQIFHERHPDSRLLVGGFLGKENEAWFQETTAPLAELKESYQYWGGPASHEEKVDFYKSLSVLSVPTDYQEPKGIFVLEALANGVPVVQPDHGAFPELIDQTGGGLLYPPGDTQALVEAWELLYADKDYRKQLAQQGYERVRQYYNAELMATESLQFFRDRLTANTPAENPR from the coding sequence ATGTCACAACCGCCAGACCAGAAACTGCATGTCGCCATCATCACCTCGGGAGGAGCCGGGATGTTCTGCGGCGCGTGTATGCACGACAACACCTGGACGAAAGCCATGATGCAGCAGGGAGCCGAAGCAACCCTGGTTCCCACCTACACCCCCATCCGCGTCGATGAAGAAAACATGACAGGCTCTCCCGTTTTCCTGGGGGGCATCAACGTCTATCTCAATTACCGCTCCCGGCTCTGGCGGCGTCTGCCCCGCTTTCTGAAACACTGGCTCGATACTCCCTGGATCATCAATCTCGCTACCAGTTTTGGTGTCAGCAATGATGCTCACGAACTGGGGGCGCTCACCGTCAACCTGCTGGAAGGAGATCAGGGAGCCGAAGGTGTCGAAATCGAAGAGCTCGCGCAGTTCCTGGGAGAGACACTCAAACCCGATGTGATCTGCCTCAGCAATGCCCTGCTCTCAGGCACGATCAAAGCCATCAAACAGCATTTTCAGGGGCCTCTGTTCTGTATTCTCCAGGGGGACGATGTCTTTCTGGAAGAACTGGGCGAGCCCTACCGCAGCCGTTCGCTGGAGCTGATTCGCTCGAACGTCCAGCAGCTGGATGGCGTGCTGGTGCACAGCGACTACTACCGCGATTTCATGTCTGCCTACCTGGATGTGCCCGTCGATCATTTCCACAAGGTCCTGCTCGGCATCAACCTGGAAGGCTATGATGGTACTCCCGAGACCAGCGTCGACGCACCCTTCACCATCGGCTTCTTCGCCCGGATCTGCAAAGAGAAGGGACTGCAGAACGTCGTCGAAGCGTTCCAGATCTTCCACGAACGACATCCCGACAGCCGCCTGCTGGTCGGAGGCTTTCTGGGGAAAGAGAACGAAGCCTGGTTTCAGGAGACCACGGCTCCGCTGGCGGAACTAAAGGAGTCCTATCAATACTGGGGCGGCCCCGCTTCCCATGAGGAGAAGGTCGACTTCTATAAAAGTCTTTCGGTCCTCTCTGTACCAACTGACTACCAGGAACCCAAAGGGATCTTCGTGCTGGAAGCCTTGGCGAACGGGGTGCCTGTCGTTCAGCCTGACCACGGTGCCTTTCCCGAACTGATTGATCAGACGGGCGGCGGGCTGCTGTATCCTCCCGGCGATACCCAGGCGCTCGTCGAGGCCTGGGAACTCCTCTACGCGGACAAGGATTACCGTAAACAGCTGGCACAACAGGGTTACGAACGCGTCCGCCAGTACTACAATGCCGAGCTGATGGCCACCGAAAGCCTGCAGTTTTTCCGGGATCGCCTCACCGCCAATACTCCCGCAGAGAACCCCCGCTAA
- a CDS encoding type 1 glutamine amidotransferase, with protein sequence MLQQLRYLLLQVRNPDDPMRQQEVNCFARSLETQVSQISVFDLLGGQLHEADLTETDVVLIGGSGHYSAAGEGDWLEIALESLRVVHDTRKPTFASCWGFQAMARAMGGRVIHDLNRAELGVHHVSLTASGKADPVFGPSGEVLQGLMGHEDTVVELPPGTELLASTDRVENQAYRFLDRPIYCTQFHPELDRESFLGRLNTYPEYVTKISGLSLDEFRHSIHDTPETMALLKRFVQEIAPRHLNQT encoded by the coding sequence ATGCTGCAACAACTACGCTATCTCTTGTTACAGGTTCGCAACCCTGACGATCCGATGCGGCAGCAGGAAGTCAATTGCTTCGCCCGCTCGCTGGAGACGCAGGTCAGTCAGATCTCGGTCTTCGATCTCCTCGGCGGTCAACTTCATGAAGCCGACCTGACCGAGACAGACGTGGTGCTGATCGGCGGCAGTGGTCACTACTCGGCTGCAGGCGAAGGAGACTGGCTCGAGATCGCGCTGGAGAGCCTCCGCGTCGTGCATGACACCCGCAAGCCCACATTCGCCTCCTGCTGGGGATTTCAGGCGATGGCCCGCGCCATGGGAGGTCGCGTGATCCACGATCTCAACCGGGCCGAACTTGGAGTTCATCATGTCAGTCTGACCGCATCCGGCAAGGCAGATCCGGTCTTTGGACCCTCCGGAGAAGTTCTGCAAGGCCTGATGGGGCACGAAGATACGGTCGTCGAGCTGCCGCCGGGCACCGAACTGTTAGCCTCAACTGACCGCGTGGAAAATCAGGCCTATCGCTTTCTGGATCGCCCCATTTACTGTACCCAGTTTCATCCCGAACTCGATCGGGAATCGTTTCTGGGACGCCTCAATACCTACCCCGAATACGTGACGAAAATCTCCGGTCTCTCACTGGATGAGTTTCGCCATTCGATTCACGATACCCCCGAAACCATGGCTTTGTTAAAACGTTTTGTGCAGGAAATTGCTCCCCGGCATCTGAACCAGACCTGA
- a CDS encoding DUF7710 domain-containing protein has translation MTDKNQAVWVFHGDSAQFSSGIFTTKETADQWIARHQLSGMLTKYPLDTGVYDWAIAEGIFKPRQEYQTGAKFISRFTSASQEHYHYEAGIDQARNTDDPAAGHDTETAES, from the coding sequence ATGACAGATAAAAATCAGGCGGTCTGGGTTTTTCATGGTGATTCAGCTCAGTTTTCCAGCGGTATCTTTACCACAAAAGAGACGGCAGACCAGTGGATCGCCCGCCACCAGCTCTCCGGTATGCTGACAAAGTATCCCCTCGATACCGGCGTCTATGACTGGGCCATTGCCGAGGGCATTTTCAAACCCCGTCAGGAATATCAGACCGGCGCCAAATTTATTAGCCGTTTCACCAGTGCCAGCCAGGAACATTACCACTACGAAGCAGGCATCGATCAGGCGAGAAACACAGATGATCCAGCGGCAGGACATGACACAGAAACCGCTGAATCATGA
- a CDS encoding DUF1501 domain-containing protein — MMLNIFDGSANKFCNRVSRRNFIKVGALGFGGLTLPNLLRAEQQSGTGKSHKSVIMIYLPGGPPHQDMYDLKVDAPSEIRGEFNPISTNVPDIQICEHLPRLARITDKCVYVNSLVGSIGQHASFQCMTGHSDRKQPAGGWPEIGSALSHLKGDPRSTSPAYVNLSPKMQHTPYNFGKNSFLGTSHTPFNPNGEMKGDLTLNGITIDRLQDRKQLLHSFDQFRREADSSGSMEGLDAFNEQAFGVLSSGRLVEALDVSREDPAVRERYGKGTTRKQGDAAPRLNEQFLLARRLVEAGARMVTLSYSFWDWHGSNFKRAKENFPDFDQAITALIEDLHQRGLAEDTTVIAWGEFGRTPKINNNSGRDHWPRVCNALLACGGMKTGQIIGTTDRLGGEAQDRPVHFQEIFATLYHNMGIDVERVTMPDHAGRPQYLVDSGYLPLPEVV, encoded by the coding sequence ATGATGCTGAATATTTTTGACGGTTCTGCCAACAAGTTCTGCAATCGAGTCTCGCGCCGCAATTTCATCAAAGTCGGTGCGCTGGGCTTTGGCGGTCTCACGCTGCCCAATCTCCTGCGGGCGGAACAGCAGTCGGGCACGGGCAAATCTCATAAATCGGTCATCATGATCTACCTGCCGGGCGGACCGCCGCACCAGGACATGTACGATTTGAAAGTGGATGCCCCCTCCGAGATCCGGGGTGAATTCAACCCGATCTCGACCAACGTGCCCGATATTCAGATCTGCGAGCACCTGCCCCGCCTGGCACGGATCACTGATAAGTGCGTCTATGTCAATTCACTCGTCGGTTCGATTGGTCAGCATGCGTCCTTTCAGTGTATGACCGGGCACAGTGATCGTAAACAGCCCGCCGGTGGCTGGCCAGAAATCGGTTCTGCCCTGTCGCACCTCAAAGGGGATCCACGGTCCACCTCCCCGGCCTATGTGAATCTCTCACCGAAGATGCAGCACACCCCGTACAACTTCGGAAAAAACAGCTTCCTGGGGACATCACACACTCCCTTCAATCCGAACGGCGAAATGAAGGGCGATCTGACCCTCAACGGGATCACCATCGATCGACTGCAGGATCGCAAACAACTGCTGCACAGCTTCGATCAGTTCCGCCGTGAAGCCGACAGCAGTGGCTCGATGGAAGGCCTCGATGCGTTCAACGAACAGGCTTTCGGCGTGCTCTCTTCCGGGCGACTCGTGGAAGCACTCGATGTCTCCAGAGAAGATCCTGCCGTCCGCGAACGTTACGGCAAAGGTACGACACGCAAGCAGGGTGACGCCGCACCGCGTTTGAACGAACAGTTCCTGCTGGCCCGTCGACTTGTCGAAGCCGGCGCCCGCATGGTCACCTTGAGCTACAGCTTCTGGGACTGGCATGGCAGCAACTTCAAGCGGGCGAAAGAGAACTTCCCCGATTTCGATCAGGCGATCACCGCACTGATTGAAGACCTGCATCAGCGCGGTCTCGCAGAGGATACCACCGTCATCGCCTGGGGCGAGTTCGGACGGACTCCCAAGATCAACAACAACAGCGGCCGCGATCACTGGCCCCGCGTCTGTAATGCCCTGCTCGCCTGCGGTGGCATGAAAACCGGCCAGATCATCGGCACCACGGATCGCCTGGGCGGTGAAGCCCAGGACCGCCCGGTTCACTTCCAGGAAATCTTCGCGACCCTGTATCACAACATGGGAATCGACGTCGAACGGGTCACCATGCCCGATCACGCCGGTCGACCGCAGTACCTGGTCGACAGTGGTTACCTGCCACTGCCGGAAGTCGTCTGA
- a CDS encoding beta-lactamase hydrolase domain-containing protein has product MDNTMKINDQITVGPQPNRDEIYEFGREGFKTIVNFRAANEEGMPLTPQAEGEAVQSAGMHYCHIPVSMSLLDDQQVDEFRAQFDDLPKPIFAHCKSGKRAGAMAMMETACEQGMTGDQTLQQARKMGFQCDKPELKDFVKHYVDTHGLE; this is encoded by the coding sequence ATGGACAACACAATGAAAATCAACGACCAGATCACCGTCGGTCCTCAGCCCAATCGGGACGAAATCTACGAATTCGGGCGAGAAGGCTTTAAAACCATTGTGAACTTCCGGGCGGCGAATGAAGAGGGCATGCCCCTCACTCCCCAGGCCGAAGGAGAAGCCGTTCAATCGGCGGGCATGCACTACTGTCACATCCCGGTCTCCATGAGCCTGCTCGACGATCAGCAGGTCGACGAATTTCGGGCTCAGTTCGATGACCTGCCGAAACCGATCTTTGCGCACTGTAAGAGCGGTAAACGGGCCGGTGCCATGGCGATGATGGAAACCGCCTGCGAACAGGGGATGACCGGAGACCAGACGCTGCAGCAGGCCCGGAAGATGGGATTTCAGTGTGACAAGCCTGAACTCAAAGATTTCGTTAAGCATTACGTCGATACCCATGGCCTCGAATAG
- a CDS encoding IS5 family transposase (programmed frameshift), whose amino-acid sequence MTRVSRPATGRNITGSRTEPKPQLSDEQWLLIKDLFPEPPVNAAGGRPRVAPRECLEGILWVLRTGARWKDLPTFLPSPSTCWRRFKEWTEDGVFLEAWQRLLEHLDRRKLVVWSEAFGDGTFCPAKKGAPDVGKTKRGKGTKLMLLVDGNGLPLALDRASASPAEVKLIESLLDQRVLPRDPDRLIYDRAADSDPLRTELAERQIELICPHRKNRVKPATQDGRALRRYRRRWKVERTISWLFNFRRLVIRYERYSHLFLGFAQLACVFTLLNKL is encoded by the exons ATGACCCGCGTGTCACGACCTGCCACAGGTCGCAACATTACCGGGTCCAGGACGGAACCAAAACCACAACTCTCGGACGAGCAATGGCTTCTGATCAAAGATCTGTTTCCAGAACCACCGGTAAACGCAGCCGGAGGGCGGCCCAGAGTGGCTCCCCGCGAGTGCCTCGAAGGAATCCTTTGGGTATTAAGGACCGGTGCCCGATGGAAAGATTTACCAACATTTTTACCATCTCCCAGCACCTGCTGGCGGCGTTTCAAGGAATGGACCGAAGACGGTGTCTTCCTGGAAGCGTGGCAGCGATTGCTCGAACACTTAGACCGCCGGAAGCTGGTTGTCTGGTCGGAAGCATTCGGGGATGGCACATTCTGCCCCGCAAAAAAAGGGGCGC CCGATGTCGGAAAGACAAAACGGGGAAAGGGAACCAAGCTTATGCTGCTGGTCGACGGAAACGGGCTCCCTCTCGCTTTGGATCGTGCCAGTGCCTCTCCGGCAGAGGTGAAGCTGATTGAATCCCTGCTGGACCAGCGAGTTTTGCCACGCGACCCCGATCGCCTGATTTATGATCGTGCGGCCGACAGCGATCCCCTGCGCACAGAGCTGGCGGAACGGCAGATAGAGCTGATCTGTCCGCATCGCAAGAACCGTGTGAAACCAGCGACGCAAGACGGGCGTGCTCTGCGGCGATATCGACGCCGCTGGAAAGTCGAACGCACCATCAGCTGGCTGTTCAACTTTCGTCGTCTGGTAATACGATATGAACGATACAGTCATTTGTTTTTAGGATTCGCACAACTCGCGTGCGTGTTCACCTTACTTAATAAGTTATGA
- a CDS encoding VOC family protein, which yields MRPQPMIVVNDVPASSLWYQRLLNVKSGHGGDEYEQLVRDDGTLILQLHRWDVHEHRFLGDPDAPKGNGALLWFEIDDFPDAAYRAEDMSAEILEGPLVNPNAQHREIWIRDPDGYTVVLASKYGDL from the coding sequence ATGCGCCCGCAACCGATGATCGTGGTGAATGATGTCCCCGCCAGCAGCCTCTGGTATCAGCGGCTGTTGAATGTCAAGAGTGGTCATGGCGGTGATGAATACGAACAGCTGGTGCGCGACGACGGGACGCTGATCCTGCAACTGCACCGCTGGGATGTCCACGAACATCGGTTTCTGGGAGATCCGGACGCCCCCAAAGGAAACGGGGCGCTGCTCTGGTTTGAAATCGACGACTTTCCCGACGCAGCTTACCGTGCGGAGGACATGTCGGCAGAGATCCTGGAGGGGCCGCTGGTCAATCCGAATGCGCAGCATCGCGAGATCTGGATCCGCGATCCGGACGGCTATACGGTCGTGCTGGCGTCGAAATACGGGGATCTGTGA
- a CDS encoding DUF3050 domain-containing protein produces the protein MSREITSEIIASFSEQLENHPIYESMATLEDLQRFMEHHVYSVWDFMSLVKTLQGIVAPTGAPWVPVGEGSIRRFINEIVLEEECDETADGVYASHFELYQTAMNEVGADTGPLNEFISTVKSSGIESALELPALPEPSRRFTTQTFEFIADGAPHKIAAAFALGREHIIPSMFRAILKRTGVSETQAPVFHFYLNRHVELDGDFHAPLSLRLLNGLCAGDEVKIQEAITAAQAAVQARLQLWDGVLESIQASV, from the coding sequence ATGTCACGGGAAATTACGTCAGAAATCATCGCTTCGTTTTCCGAGCAGCTGGAAAATCATCCGATCTATGAATCGATGGCGACGCTGGAGGACCTGCAGCGGTTCATGGAACATCATGTCTACTCGGTGTGGGATTTCATGTCGCTGGTGAAAACGCTTCAGGGAATTGTGGCTCCCACTGGAGCGCCATGGGTGCCGGTCGGCGAGGGGAGCATCCGGCGGTTTATCAATGAGATTGTACTGGAAGAAGAATGCGACGAAACCGCGGACGGCGTATACGCGAGCCACTTCGAACTGTATCAGACGGCGATGAATGAAGTCGGTGCCGACACCGGCCCGCTGAATGAGTTCATCAGCACCGTCAAATCGAGCGGAATCGAGAGCGCCCTGGAATTGCCTGCGTTGCCCGAACCATCGCGGCGGTTCACCACTCAGACGTTTGAATTCATCGCGGATGGAGCACCGCACAAAATCGCGGCCGCGTTTGCGCTGGGCCGCGAGCATATCATCCCCAGCATGTTCCGTGCGATCCTGAAGCGGACCGGCGTCTCGGAAACGCAGGCGCCCGTGTTTCACTTCTACCTGAACCGGCACGTGGAACTGGACGGCGACTTCCACGCCCCGCTGTCGCTGCGTCTCCTGAATGGACTCTGCGCGGGAGACGAAGTGAAAATCCAGGAAGCGATCACAGCCGCCCAGGCAGCAGTTCAGGCCCGGCTGCAGTTGTGGGACGGCGTGCTGGAGAGTATTCAGGCGTCTGTTTGA